The Nitrospira sp. sequence TGGCGCTCAACCGGACCCGTCACGGCATAGCTGCCTTTGAACATGCCGCAGTTCATCGCACAATCGCCGAGCGCAATCACAATCTTCGGCTCGGGCGTTTGCTTGAACACATCTTTCAAGGCTCGCTCCATATTAATGGTGACCGGGCCGGTCACCACCAATGCATCGGCGTGACGCGGCGAGGCGGCGACATGAATGCCGAACCGCTCGGCGTCGTACACGGGATTCATAAGCGCGTTCATCTCCATCTCACAGGCGTTGCAGGAACCCGTATCGACTTCCCGGATTGCGAGAGATTGCCGAAAGATCTTAGTCTTTTCTGTCACAGCCGGATTGATTGGTTCCGAGGGCGGTTCAGATTCTGGATATTGTCCCGTGACGACGCCCGTCTTAAGGCTTTTTTTGATGATCCGAAACATGGCTCGTCCCCTTCTCAGAGGTCATTGCCCGCATACGACAGATTGAAGCTCTTGTTGATCAGTGGAAAATCAGGAATGATGTTCCCTAACACAGCCCATTGTAGGGCAGGCCAATTGACGAATGAGGGATCGCGGACTTTGCAGCGATGAATCATTCCATCGTCTCCGGCCGATACGAAATAGAGAATCTCGCCTCGCCATCCCTCCACGGCAGCGACTGCCCAGGTTCCAGGAGACGCCGATCGGTCTGGTTCAGCCGCTATGGGACCATCCGGAATTCGCGCGTGAATCTCGCGGATGAGTCGGATCGATTCGTGGATCTCATCGCCACGGACGCGCAATCTCGCTCGTGCGTCGCCATAGCGATACAGCGCCACGTTCACCGGCAGTTCGTCATACGCGGCGAAAGGGCGATCTCGTCGGACATCCTGATCCATCCCCGACGCCCGCCCGACCACTCCGGTCACAGCATGATCCCGGGCGATCCGTTCCGTCAGGACTCCTGTGGTCTCAAGTCGATCGGTGAGTGAGGCATTGGCAAAGATGATCGCGCCCACTTCGGAGAAGTCCTTCTGGATGCCGTTGAGTTCTTCAACGAGGTTGCTGAATAGGCCGCGATCGACGTCCCAACTGACTCCTCCTATCCGCATGACGCCCCGAAGAAACCGTGAACCTGTCAGCCGTTCATTGAGTTGCATGACTCGCTCCTTCATCCGCCCACAATGCGCATGGGCCAGCGCATACGCCGTGTCATTGCACATCGCACCGATATCCCCGAGGTGATTGTACAGTCGTTCCAGTTCCAGAAAGAGAGAACGGAGGTACCTGGCGCGTCGTGGCACGTCGAGATGCAGGAGCGTTTCCACCGCTTGGCAGTAGGCCAGACTGTGCCCGATGGTCGTGTCCCCAGACACGCGTTCCGCCAGCAGTACCGCGTCGATCAGCGTGAGTTGCTCGAACAGTTTTTCCACGCCACGATGTTTCCAGAAGTGGCGCACTTCCAACTGCATGATGGGCTCGCCGGCAACCGAAAAGCGGAAGTGTCCGGGTTCGATGATCCCAGCGTGAATCGGTCCGACCGGAACTTCAAAAACCCCTTCCCCTTCAATGTGGTGGAAACGGTATTCGCCCTGTTGGCGTTTCAGGACTCTGTTCCATAGAAAGTCTTTCCTTAACGGATGGGTTCCCTTCGGCCAATGCTCGTGTCGAACCAGACGACGAAGATCAGGATGGCCTTGTGGGATCAAACCAAAGAGATCACGAATCTCCCGTTCATACCATTGCGCGGCATGAACCGACGGAGTGATCGACGTGAATAGACGGTCATCTCCGGTCAACTTTGTCGTCAACAGCACAAATGGTTGGTGGGACTTGAACGCAAACAGATACTGCAACTCATACTTCTCCTCCAGGGGTCGGCAATCGACCGCGAATAGCAGAGCCAGGCGGCCTTGCATCTTCTCATGAAGAAGCTGGACGAGCTTCGGTAGTTGGAGTTTGTCGGTGCGGTAACACGCCAGAGCCGTGCCTGAGGGGTAATGCGGAACCAAGCAGGGAAAAACTGTCCGTATCTGCTGTTCGATTGATCGCTCAGGCGATGGACTGTCTGTCACTGTTTCCTCCCGACTACCGTTTGACCAACAGGGTTGAGGCGGTGTCAAAGAGTTGCTGCAACGGAGGCGGCAGAGCCCAACAGAATCCCACGAGCACGGCTCCCAGGAAAATGATCGGAACGTGCCCCACAGACCACTGCTCCCCAGGGACGACGCCCTTGGGAGCTATGCCCCAGACCATGCCAGTGATGCGATAGAGAAGGCCGGCGAAGGCAATGAGACTGCCGAGCAGGAGAATCACGACAAGAAATCGGGCACCCTGACTGGTCCAGTCACCCGGGGGCCCCGAGGATCCAAGTGCCGTGACGATCTGTATCTCACTGGAGAAAAGCGCAAAGGGCGGAAGTGCGGCTAGAGCGAGTCCGGCAATGAGCAGCGCCAGAGCAGACCAGGGCAGTACAGTCGTCAGGCCGCGGACCTCATCGATCTCGACGGTCTTGAATCGGCGATGGATATTGCCTGCCGCAAAGAAGGCAAGCGACTTGGCAAAGGCATGATTGACCAAATGGAATAAGCCGCCAAAATTACCGATGGGCCCGCCGACCCCGAACCCTACCATCGCCAATCCCATATGCTCAATGCTGGAGTA is a genomic window containing:
- the nuoB gene encoding NADH-quinone oxidoreductase subunit NuoB, whose translation is MFRIIKKSLKTGVVTGQYPESEPPSEPINPAVTEKTKIFRQSLAIREVDTGSCNACEMEMNALMNPVYDAERFGIHVAASPRHADALVVTGPVTINMERALKDVFKQTPEPKIVIALGDCAMNCGMFKGSYAVTGPVERHIPVDVRIPGCPPRPDEILKVLSELRKPTE
- a CDS encoding NADH-quinone oxidoreductase subunit C, producing MTDSPSPERSIEQQIRTVFPCLVPHYPSGTALACYRTDKLQLPKLVQLLHEKMQGRLALLFAVDCRPLEEKYELQYLFAFKSHQPFVLLTTKLTGDDRLFTSITPSVHAAQWYEREIRDLFGLIPQGHPDLRRLVRHEHWPKGTHPLRKDFLWNRVLKRQQGEYRFHHIEGEGVFEVPVGPIHAGIIEPGHFRFSVAGEPIMQLEVRHFWKHRGVEKLFEQLTLIDAVLLAERVSGDTTIGHSLAYCQAVETLLHLDVPRRARYLRSLFLELERLYNHLGDIGAMCNDTAYALAHAHCGRMKERVMQLNERLTGSRFLRGVMRIGGVSWDVDRGLFSNLVEELNGIQKDFSEVGAIIFANASLTDRLETTGVLTERIARDHAVTGVVGRASGMDQDVRRDRPFAAYDELPVNVALYRYGDARARLRVRGDEIHESIRLIREIHARIPDGPIAAEPDRSASPGTWAVAAVEGWRGEILYFVSAGDDGMIHRCKVRDPSFVNWPALQWAVLGNIIPDFPLINKSFNLSYAGNDL